From Daucus carota subsp. sativus chromosome 6, DH1 v3.0, whole genome shotgun sequence, the proteins below share one genomic window:
- the LOC108227882 gene encoding uncharacterized protein LOC108227882, with protein MPHEYYYTSKKTDDFCQEICGKDSSRAALLTRLRCMLHGIDFRLFILLFLIFPLSIIGIYVHGQKITYFLRPLWQSPPKPFIDVPHYYNENVTMETLCSLHGWGIREYPRRVYDAVLFSNEVDMLTIRWKELYPYITQFVLLESNSTFTGLPKPYYFSNHRGQFKFVEPRLTYATIGGRFRRGENPFVEEAYQRVALDQLLRIAGIEDDDLLLMSDVDEIPSSHTINLLRWCDEIPPVIHLELKNYLYSFEFQLQHKSWRASVHKYEKGKTRYAHYRQSDLLLADSGWHCSFCFRLISDFIFKMKAYSHTDRVRFSHYLNPERIQSVICNGSDLYDMLPEEYTFKDIIARMGNIPHSYSAVHLPSYILENADMYRYLLPGNCIRESG; from the coding sequence GATTCATCACGGGCTGCATTGTTGACGAGACTTCGGTGCATGCTGCATGGGATAGACTTCAGGCTTTTCATCttgttgtttttgatttttccaTTAAGCATCATTGGAATATATGTTCATGGCCAAAAAATTACGTACTTTTTGCGTCCGCTCTGGCAGTCTCCCCCTAAACCCTTCATCGATGTTCCTCACTACTACAATGAAAATGTGACTATGGAGACACTTTGTAGCCTTCATGGTTGGGGAATACGTGAATATCCTCGGCGAGTATACGATGCAGTTTTGTTCAGTAACGAAGTTGATATGTTGACAATCAGATGGAAGGAGCTGTATCCTTATATTACTCAATTTGTTCTTCTTGAATCAAATTCAACATTTACAGGGTTGCCTAAGCCTTACTATTTTTCTAATCACCGGGGTCAGTTTAAATTTGTTGAGCCACGGTTAACTTATGCAACAATAGGGGGAAGATTCAGGAGAGGTGAAAACCCATTTGTGGAAGAAGCATATCAGAGGGTAGCATTAGACCAACTTCTCAGGATCGCAGGTATAGAGGATGATGATTTATTGCTTATGTCTGATGTTGATGAGATCCCAAGTAGCCACACAATTAATTTATTAAGGTGGTGTGATGAAATCCCCCCTGTTATCCACCTTGAACTGAAGAACTACTTGTACTCTTTCGAGTTTCAACTTCAGCACAAAAGTTGGAGAGCTTCAGTTCACAAGTACGAGAAGGGCAAGACTAGGTACGCACATTATCGTCAAAGTGATCTTCTATTGGCAGATTCAGGTTGGCATTGCAGCTTTTGTTTCCGTCTTATTAGTGATTTTATATTCAAGATGAAAGCTTACAGCCATACTGATCGAGTAAGGTTTTCTCATTACCTGAACCCTGAAAGAATCCAATCTGTCATTTGCAATGGATCTGATCTTTATGACATGCTTCCTGAGGAGTACACATTTAAGGATATTATAGCGAGAATGGGGAATATTCCACATTCTTATTCAGCCGTTCATCTACCTTCTTACATTCTGGAAAACGCTGATATGTACAGATATCTTTTACCCGGGAACTGTATAAGAGAGAGTGGTTGA